The following are from one region of the Geitlerinema sp. PCC 9228 genome:
- a CDS encoding ATP-binding cassette domain-containing protein: MIHTDTQTLTNEPATGNPAIRVQGLHKHYGNVAAVRGIDFTVDKGEIFGLIGPDGAGKTSTFQILAGVMEATAGSVEVLGTTPHAARLQTGYVTQKFSLYQDLSIEENLRYNARLRRVSDAEFARQAPKLLESVGLQPFAHRLAGQLSGGMKQKLALCCATISQPQVLLLDEPTTGVDPVSRREFWDLLASVAATGVAIVAATPYLDEAERCHRMALIYEGKIQKMGTLRQLRDSLGWARLEVRCEDVPKAETVLRDAISEKKTQHLADVQSFGDRLDILTPDSEIGEREVRNYLQDHQIAVKSTNTNEPTLENVFVTNLRASQSDPPFIPFPRHRGGQHRQENPSQSIAIGADNLTKRFGDFQAVKNIDLQVSYGEIYGLLGANGAGKTTTIKMLCGLLPPTSGKMQLAGKTKNLHSSEVRSRIGYMSQKFTLYDDLTIIQNLQFYCGVYGVPRKLRKEKIEWVLETCGLQGREHTLTASLPGGWKQRVAFGASVMHEPQILFLDEPTSGVDPLARRQFWRLIRDFARQGTAILVTTHYLEEAENCNRMGFMVAGEVVAQGSPTQIKAEQPGQLIELATDNVQAASDCLKEAFAGWRVAIFGDRLHLVLDNPDEEFSKVEQNLEKNNIQIYYHRPIPFSLEDAFIGIVQRASQ, encoded by the coding sequence ATGATACATACCGACACCCAAACCCTTACCAACGAACCAGCAACCGGCAACCCAGCGATTCGCGTGCAAGGATTGCACAAACATTATGGCAACGTCGCTGCCGTGCGTGGTATTGATTTTACCGTAGACAAAGGAGAAATTTTTGGACTGATTGGACCCGATGGGGCTGGCAAAACCAGCACATTCCAAATTTTAGCTGGTGTTATGGAAGCCACTGCCGGAAGTGTAGAAGTTCTCGGAACCACTCCCCACGCCGCTAGATTGCAAACTGGTTACGTAACTCAGAAATTCTCGCTCTATCAAGATTTAAGCATCGAAGAAAATTTGCGCTACAACGCCCGCTTGCGACGGGTTTCCGATGCCGAATTTGCCCGTCAAGCACCGAAATTGCTAGAATCAGTAGGATTGCAACCGTTTGCCCATCGTCTTGCCGGTCAGCTTTCCGGAGGCATGAAGCAAAAATTGGCGCTGTGCTGTGCCACCATTTCCCAACCGCAGGTCTTGTTGCTAGACGAACCCACCACAGGCGTCGATCCAGTTTCCCGTCGGGAATTTTGGGATTTGCTGGCATCGGTGGCTGCCACGGGGGTTGCCATTGTTGCCGCTACGCCCTACTTGGATGAGGCGGAACGCTGCCATCGGATGGCGTTGATTTACGAAGGCAAGATTCAAAAAATGGGAACCTTGCGGCAGTTGCGCGATAGTTTGGGATGGGCGCGTTTGGAAGTGCGGTGTGAAGATGTGCCTAAGGCGGAAACGGTTTTGCGCGATGCTATATCTGAGAAAAAGACCCAGCATTTGGCAGATGTGCAATCGTTTGGCGATCGCTTGGATATTTTAACCCCAGATAGCGAAATTGGGGAACGAGAAGTACGAAATTATTTGCAAGACCATCAAATTGCCGTCAAATCCACCAATACCAACGAACCTACCCTAGAAAACGTTTTTGTCACCAACTTGCGTGCTTCCCAGTCAGACCCGCCGTTTATTCCCTTTCCCCGCCATCGCGGCGGTCAGCATCGCCAGGAAAACCCAAGCCAATCCATTGCCATTGGTGCCGACAATCTCACCAAGAGGTTTGGTGACTTTCAAGCGGTGAAAAATATCGATTTGCAAGTTAGCTATGGGGAGATTTACGGCTTGTTAGGTGCCAACGGTGCTGGCAAAACCACGACCATTAAAATGCTGTGCGGCTTGCTACCACCAACTAGTGGAAAAATGCAGTTAGCTGGGAAAACCAAAAATTTGCATAGCAGCGAAGTGCGATCGCGGATTGGCTATATGAGTCAGAAATTCACCCTCTACGACGACCTGACCATTATACAAAATTTGCAATTCTATTGCGGCGTTTACGGGGTTCCGCGAAAATTGCGTAAGGAAAAGATTGAATGGGTATTGGAAACCTGCGGCTTGCAAGGTCGCGAACATACCCTAACCGCCAGCCTTCCCGGTGGTTGGAAACAACGGGTTGCTTTTGGGGCTTCCGTGATGCACGAACCGCAGATTTTGTTTCTCGACGAACCGACTTCTGGTGTCGATCCGTTGGCAAGGCGGCAATTTTGGCGGTTGATTCGCGATTTTGCTCGTCAAGGCACTGCTATTTTGGTGACGACGCATTATTTGGAAGAGGCAGAAAACTGCAATCGCATGGGATTTATGGTGGCTGGTGAGGTGGTGGCGCAAGGGTCGCCCACGCAAATTAAAGCCGAACAACCGGGGCAATTGATAGAGTTGGCTACCGATAACGTGCAAGCAGCTTCCGATTGTTTGAAAGAGGCTTTTGCTGGTTGGCGGGTGGCGATTTTTGGCGATCGCTTGCATTTGGTGCTTGACAATCCCGATGAAGAATTCTCTAAAGTAGAACAAAATCTAGAGAAAAATAATATTCAAATTTACTACCATCGCCCCATTCCCTTTTCTTTGGAAGATGCTTTTATTGGTATCGTGCAACGAGCAAGCCAGTAG